From one Desmodus rotundus isolate HL8 chromosome X, HLdesRot8A.1, whole genome shotgun sequence genomic stretch:
- the ERCC6L gene encoding DNA excision repair protein ERCC-6-like — translation MEASQGFVEAEGLSPEQAARYLRYVKEAKEATKNGDLEEAFNLFHLAKDIFPSEKLMSRIQKLQEALEELADHGDDEFTDVCNSGLLLYRELHDQLFEHQKEGVAFLYSLYRDGRKGGILADDMGLGKTVQIIAFLSGMFDASLVNHVLLIMPTSLISTWVKEFDKWTPGMRVKTFHGPSKDERTRNLSRIQQRNGVVITTYQMLINNWQQLSTLNGQEFLWDYVILDEAHKIKSSSTKSAVCARAVPASNRILLTGTPIQNNLQELWSLFDFACQGSLLGTLKTFKMEYENPITRAREKDATPGEKALGFKISENLMAIIKPYFLRRTKEEVQKKKSSNSEIRPCEKNPDVDAIYEMPSLSRKNDLIIWIRLVPLQEEIYRKFVSLDHIKELLMETRSPLAELGVLKKLCDHPRLLSARACHLLNLGAVRFSVQDENEEEDSSDVDHIGQVSDDTLMRESGKMIFLMDLLKRLRDEGHQTLVFSQSRQILNIIERLLKNRHFKVLRIDGTITHLMEREKRISLFQQNKDYSVFLLTTQVGGVGLTLTAATRVVIFDPSWNPATDAQAVDRVHRIGQKENVVVYRLITCGTVEEKIYRRQVFKDSLVRQTTGDKKNPFRYFSKQELRELFTIEDFQSSATQLQLQSLHAAQRRSDKELDEHIAYLHSLGIAGISDHDLLYTRDLSVKEELDEIEDSHYIQQRVQKAQFLVEFESQNTELLMERQRTRNEGILLREPVFTSKKREKCPEMNKPQPQPSLLLTTQHTQEEEISSQMASVIIDDLPEESEKHCLSNIKMNVTIGQDGRHPHERTFDADFVAFLPKECASVEEICTNSLLGMALQKEASREGPTQEVLQENTLGSFNYLLSKSVRADLGPNLDDQKDDEILHQCNPWPTNPITNENQHTESNASVIEIADGDLSASHSAQQDAQANETKLQEEPLASSLQYMCDFNLFLEDSADNGQNLASRSLEHVEKENSLCGSATNSRAEFVDSKAGLSMDLSEEDDESEVVNVKVRSKTRRIVSDGEDEHDTFKDTSSTNPFNTSPFQFLPMKRFDASTPKSDISPPGRFFSPKIANSINKSVNSRRSLASRRSLINVVLDHVEDMEEKLETSSEAKVAEDYLQERTEESSGEASDCTEEEPSRETLSSESKSSCVTTPKSGALAQETSPGDPGLLSGGQLVDSPQDKDKAGEAVNDYETLVMRGKALKECGKIQEALNCLVKALDIKSADPEVMLMTLSLYKQLNTT, via the coding sequence atatgtgaAAGAGGCCAAAGAAGCAACTAAGAATGGAGATCTGGAAGAAGCATTTAACCTTTTCCATTTGGCAAAGGACATTTTTCCCAGTGAAAAGCTGATGAGCAGAATCCAAAAACTACAGGAAGCCTTGGAGGAGTTGGCAGATCATGGAGATGATGAATTCACAGATGTGTGCAACTCTGGCCTGCTGCTTTATCGAGAACTGCATGACCAACTATTTGAACACCAGAAGGAAGGTGTAGCTTTCCTATACAGCCTATacagggatggaagaaaaggtggtATCTTGGCAGATGATATGGGATTGGGGAAGACTGTTCAAATCATCGCTTTCCTTTCTGGTATGTTTGATGCTTCACTTGTGAATCATGTGCTGCTGATCATGCCAACCAGTCTTATTAGCACATGGGTAAAAGAATTTGACAAGTGGACTCCAGGAATGAGAGTGAAAACCTTTCATGGTCCTAGTAAGGATGAACGTACCAGAAACCTCAGTCGGATTCAGCAAAGGAATGGTGTCGTTATCACTACATACCAAATGTTAATCAATAACTGGCAGCAACTTTCAACCTTGAATGGCCAAGAGTTTTTGTGGGACTATGTCATCCTTGACGAAGCACATAAGATAAAATCTTCATCTACTAAGTCAGCAGTATGTGCTCGTGCTGTCCCTGCCAGTAACCGCATCCTCCTCACAGGAACCCCAATCCAGAATAATTTACAAGAGCTGTGGTCCCTGTTTGATTTTGCCTGTCAAGGGTCCCTGCTAGGAAcattaaaaacctttaaaatggaGTATGAAAATCCTATTAccagagcaagagaaaaggatgcaACTCCAGGGGAAAAAGCCTTGGgatttaaaatatctgaaaacttAATGGCAATCATAAAACCCTATTTTCTCAGGAGGACTAAAGAAGAGGTACAGAAGAAAAAGTCAAGCAACTCAGAGATCAGACCTTGTGAAAAGAATCCAGATGTTGATGCCATTTATGAAATGCCTTCCCTTTCCaggaaaaatgatttaattatttgGATACGTCTTGTACCTTTACAAGAAGAAATATACAGGAAATTTGTGTCCCTAGATCATATCAAGGAATTGTTAATGGAGACACGCTCACCTCTGGCTGAGTTAGGTGTCTTAAAGAAGCTGTGTGATCATCCTAGGCTGCTCTCTGCACGGGCTTGTCATTTGCTGAATCTAGGGGCTGTCAGATTCTCTGTTCAAGatgaaaatgaagaggaagaTTCCTCAGATGTGGACCATATTGGTCAAGTATCTGATGATACACTGATGAGAGAGTCTGGAAAAATGATATTTCTAATGGACCTTCTTAAGAGACTGCGAGATGAAGGGCATCAGACTTTGGTATTTTCCCAGTCAAGACAAATTCTAAACATCATTGAACGCCTCCTAAAGAATAGGCACTTTAAGGTATTGCGAATCGATGGAACAATTACTCATCTTATGGAACGAGAAAAAAGAATTAGcttattccagcaaaataaagATTACTCTGTTTTTCTGCTTACCACTCAAGTAGGTGGTGTTGGCTTAACATTAACTGCAGCAACTAGAGTGGTCATTTTTGACCCTAGCTGGAATCCTGCAACAGATGCTCAAGCTGTGGATAGAGTTCACCGAATtggacaaaaagaaaatgttgtggTTTATAGGCTAATCACTTGTGGAACTgtagaggaaaaaatatacagaagacAGGTTTTCAAGGACTCATTAGTAAGACAAACTACTGGTGATAAGAAGAACCCTTTCCGATATTTTAGTAAACAAGAATTGAGAGAGCTGTTCACAATCGAGGATTTTCAGAGCTCTGCAACCCAGCTGCAGCTGCAGTCTTTGCATGCTGCTCAGAGGAGATCTGATAAAGAACTAGATGAACATATTGCCTACCTGCATTCTTTGGGGATAGCTGGAATCTCAGACCATGATTTGTTGTACACACGTGATCTATCTGTTAAAGAAGAGCTTGATGAGATAGAAGACTCTCACTATATTCAACAAAGGGTTCAGAAAGCTCAATTCCTGGTTGAATTTGAGTCTCAAAATACAGAGCTcttaatggaaagacaaagaactAGAAATGAAGGGATCTTGCTGAGAGAACCTGTATTTACTTCTAAAAAAAGGGAGAAATGCCCTGAAATGAATAAACCACAACCTCAACCTTCACTTCTTTTAACTACTCAACATACCCAGGAAGAAGAAATCAGTTCCCAAATGGCAAGTGTAATCATTGATGATCTGCCtgaagagagtgagaaacactGTCTTTCAAATATAAAGATGAATGTTACCATCGGACAAGATGGTAGGCACCCACATGAAAGGACATTTGATGCTGACTTTGTAGCTTTTTTACCCAAGGAGTGTGCAAGTGTAGAAGAAATTTGTACCAACTCTTTACTGGGAATGGCTCTACAAAAAGAGGCATCACGAGAGGGGCCTACACAGGAGGTACTGCAAGAGAATACTCTGGgaagttttaattatttgcttAGCAAATCTGTTAGAGCTGATCTTGGGCCAAATCTAGATGATCAAAAGGACGATGAGATTTTACATCAGTGTAATCCTTGGCCCACTAATCCcataacaaatgaaaatcaacatACAGAATCAAATGCATCTGTTATTGAAATAGCTGATGGTGACTTGTCAGCATCCCACAGTGCACAGCAGGATGCTCAAGCAAATGAGACCAAGTTGCAAGAGGAACCTTTAGCATCTTCACTACAGTATATGTGTGATTTCAATCTTTTCTTGGAAGACTCTGCAGACAACGGACAAAATCTTGCCAGTCGGTCTTTGGAGCATGTTGAGAAAGAAAATAGCTTGTGTGGCTCTGCCACTAATTCTAGAGCAGAGTTTGTGGATAGCAAAGCAGGGCTCAGTATGGATCTTTCTGAGGAAGATGATGAGTCAGAAGTAGTAAATGTAAAGGTCAGAAGTAAAACAAGAAGGATCGTTTCAGATGGTGAAGATGAACATGATACTTTTAAAGATACTTCAAGCACAAATCCATTCAACACATCTCCCTTTCAGTTCTTACCTATGAAACGATTTGATGCTTCAACTCCCAAAAGTGACATCAGTCCACCTGGAAGGTTCTTTTCACCTAAAATAGCTAATAGTATAAATAAGTCTGTAAACTCTAGAAGATCCCTCGCTTCTAGGAGGTCTCTTATTAATGTGGTTTTAGACCACGTGGAGGATATGGAGGAAAAACTTGAAACCAGCAGTGAAGCAAAGGTAGCTGAAGATTATCTGCAGGAAAGAACTGAGGAAAGCAGTGGCGAAGCCTCAGACTGTACAGAAGAGGAACCTTCCAGAGAAACCCTGTCTTCAGAAAGTAAGTCCAGCTGTGTAACTACACCTAAGTCTGGTGCTCTAGCTCAGGAGACCTCTCCTGGTGACCCTGGGCTTTTGTCTGGTGGACAGTTGGTGGATTCTCCTCAGGATAAGGATAAGGCAGGAGAGGCTGTGAATGACTATGAGACTCTTGTAATGCGTGGAAAAGCATTGAAAGAGTGTGGGAAAATACAGGAGGCCTTAAACTGCTTAGTTAAGGCACTTGACATAAAAAGTGCAGATCCTGAAGTCATGCTCATGACTTTAAGTTTGTATAAGCAACTTAATACAACTTGA